The nucleotide window ACCGGATTCTGCTGCTCGATGCCGGCCGGGTGCAGCAGCTGGGTACGCCCCGGGAGCTGCTGTTCCAGCCCGCCAACGATTTCGTGCGCCGGTTTTTCGCCGCCGAGCGGCTGCCGCTGCAGCTCCGCACCCTCACCCTGGCCGATGTGCAGCCGTTTCTGCCCGCCGAAAGCCAGCTGCGGGAGTTGTCCGCCAAGCTCTCGGTGCACGACGCGCTGGAGCAGCTCACGAGCGGACCGAAACGGCCGCCGTCGTCGGCCGGCGTGGGCGCCCTGATGCACGCCTTCGAACAAGCCCTGCAAGCCGAGCCCGTATGAAAACCCTCTCGGAACTACTGACTTTCTGGCAAACTCAGGCCGGTAAGCTGGGCGAGCAGACGCTGCAGCACATCGGCCTCACGGCTGCCGCTTTGCTGCTGGCCGTAGTGCTGGGCGTGCCGTTGGGCCTCTGGCTGACGCGGCGGCCGCGCTGGGCCCCGGTGGTGCTGGGGCTGGCCGGCATCCTGCAAACGGTGCCCAGCATTGCCCTGCTTGGCTTCCTGATTCCCTGGCTCGGCATCGGGCCGAAGCCGGCTATTCTGGCGCTGCTGCTGTACTCCCTGCTGCCCATCATTCGCAACACGGTCACCGGCATACAGGGCGTAAGTCCGGCGGTGGTAGAGGCCGCCCGGGGCCTGGGCTTTACCGATTGGCAGGTGCTGGGCAGGGTGGAGCTGCCCTTGGCTTTGCCGGTGCTGTTTGCCGGCATCCGCACGGCGGCCGTTATCGGGGTGGGCGTGGCCACGCTGGCGGCTTACGTGGCTGCCGGCGGTCTGGGCGAGTTCATCTTCGGCGGCATTGCCCTCAACAACCCCGTCATGATTATGGCCGGCGCCCTGCCTGCCGCCGCGCTGGCACTGGCGTTTGATGCCGCGCTGGCCGGCCTGCAGCGCTTGGGGTCACGGCGTTTGGTAAGCGTTGGCAAAGTGCTGCTGGTGCTGCTGCCGCTGCTGGGCGGCCTCTACCTGCTGCCCTGGGCCTCAGGCAAGCTTCAGGCTGGTTTCAGCCCCGAGTTTGTGGGCCGGGCCGATGGGCTGCCGGGCCTGCGCCACGCCTATGGTTTGCGGCGGCTGCCGAGCTTAGTGCTGGCCCCGGCCCTGGTTTACGAAGCGGCCCGAAATGCCGATGTGGACGTTATCGACGGATACTCCACCGATGGCCGCATCCGGGCCTACGGGTTGCAGGTATTGCGTGACGACAAGCGCGTGTTTCCCCCGTACTACGCTGCGCCGGTGGTGCGCCCGGCTCTGTTGCAGGCGCACCCCGAGCTGCGGCCCGTCCTGGCTCAGCTCACCGGCCTCCTTACCGACTCCGCCATGACGGAGCTCAACTACCGGGTAGATTACCTGCACCAGGAGCCTCGGGCCGTAGCCGAAGCCTTTCTGCGCCAGCGGGGTTTGTGGCGGGCGCCTCGTCCCGCCGTGCCGGAGGCAGCCGTGGTTCGGCTGGGTTCCAAGATTTTTGCCGAACAGTACATTCTCGTGGAAATGTACGCGGCCCTTATTCGCGGGGCCACAGACCTGGGGGTTGAAACCAAAACCGGGCTGGGCGGCACCACCATCTGCTTTGAAGCCCTGCGCAGCGGTGCCATCGATATGTACCCCGAATACACCGGCACTGGCCTGCAGGTGCTGCTGCAGCCCTCACCGGCTACGCTCGACTCCCTGAACGGACAGCCGGCCGCCGTGTTTGACTACGTGCAGCAGGAGTTTCGGCGGCGCTACAAGCTGGAGTGGCTGCCGCCGCTGGGGTTCAACAACACGTATGCCCTGCTGATGCGCCAGCGGCAGGCACGGGAACTGGGTATTGGGTCGTTGTCGGAGCTGGACCGGTACCTGAGCCGCTAAATACTGGCCAGGCCCGTCCTTTCACCAACCACCTCAGGAAAGCGGCTGCGGGGGCGGGGTGGAGCCAGCCGGGCGGGTGCGGTCCTGGGGCAAGGGCACAAACGTGGCGTTGTCGTTGGGAGGCAGGGCAATGCGGCCGGCTTGCCAGTCGGCTTTGGCTTGCTCGATACGCTCGCGCCGGGAAGAAACGAAGTTCCACCAGATAAACCGCTCCCCCAGCGGCTCACCGCCCAGCAGCATGAGCGTGCAGGCTTCGGGGGCCACCAGCACCGGGTCGATGCCTGGCGTGAATACCAGCAGCTGCCCGGCGGTGTAAGTGCGGCCATTCACCTCAAGGCTGCCTTTGGCCACGTAGGCTCCCCGCTCGGGGTAGCCGCGGGGCAGGCCAAACCGCGCCCCCGGCTGCAGCACTACGTGCAGATAAAACAAGGGGGAATGCGTGCGCACCTGGTTGCGCAGGCCGAAGGCGTCGCCGGCAATCAGCCGCATCCACACCTTGCTATCTGTAAAGATGGGCAGCTCCTGGGGCTGGTAGTTGGCGAAGGACGGGGCACTTTCCTCATCGGCCTCGGGCAAAGCCACCCAGGTCTGAATCATTTCCAGGGCGCCCCCGGCCAGGGCTGCCGGGTCTTCGAACCGCTCGGAGTGGGAGATACCGCTGCCCGCCGTCATCCAGTTCACTTCGCCCGGCCGGATGATCTGCTCCACGCCCAGACTGTCGCGGTGCGTCACCTGCCCCCCGAAGAGGTAGCTCACCGTGCTCAGGCCAATGTGCGGATGCGGCAGCACATCCAAGTTTGGCAGCTGCTCGGGCGCCAGGTGCACCGGCCCGGCGTGGTCCATGAAAATAAACGGCCCCAGCATCCGCCGCAGCCGGTAGGGGAGGATGCGCCGGACTTCGAAGCCGGCGCTTAAAGCAGCCGGGCGCGCATCAATCACTAAGTCCAGCATAAGAAAACGGCAGAAGTAAGATTAACACTTGGTCTCCCTGGCTGCCCTGCGCAGGCATGCAGGCAATGGCGGGAAAGAAAGTTGAAGTAACATTTTTTAGCGGGATACTACGGCAGGCACCGGGCACAAAAAAGCCAGGGCCGGGCAGCGGAGCCCCGCCCTGGCGGCCGTGTCAGGGGTGGAGACAGGGTTTAGCTGGCTTTCAGCTTCTGCTCGATAAGGGCAATAACCTGGGCGTTGCCACCTTCCTTAGCGCTGGCCAGCACGTCCTTGCCGTCTTTGTCTTTAGCCTTGGGGTTGGCACCATTGGCTAGCAGAAACGTTACTACCTCCAGGCTACCATTGGACGCGGCGGCCATTAGCGCCGTAGCCTGAAAGGAATCCGGCTTATCAACCTGGGCTTTGTGCTTGACCAGCGTTTTCACCACCTCCAGGTGGCCGCTGCCGGCGGCCATGATGAGGAAGGTGGTGGGGAAGCCCGGCATCATCTCCACGGGGGCGTTGGCATCGGCGCCGGCGGTTAGCAGGGCATCCGCATCGGCTGCCTTGTTTTTGATAACGGCCGTGAACAATTCTTTGAAATGGGACTGCGCCTGGGTAAGCGTAGAAAGGCCCAGAAATAAGGCGAAAAGAAGAAAGACTTTTCTCATGCCGGGAAATCAATAAATCAGGGTGAAACAAGCCTCAAAAATACGCAGAAGCAGCTTGCAGACTGCACTTCCGACGTAGAAATAAGATTGTTTGGCCCGCTGTTATGGAGCTGATTAATGAAGGCCGGACGAGTGCCTGCTCTAAAGTCAAATGGCATTATAACCAGACGCCGCCCAGGCTACTGCAACTCAGCCCGGCCGGTCAAAGGCAGCCGTCCCATGCGCTGGGCCATCATGCTGGCCAGAATGATCTGGAGGGCGTGGTAGAGCATGAGCGGCAGCAGGATCAGGCCCGTGCCGGCCGCGGCCGGAAACAGCAGGCTGGCCATGACGCTGCCATGCACCAACGACTTCTTGGAACCGCAGAACAGGGCCGTAATCCGGTCCTCGCGCGAGAAGCCCAACAGCCAACTCAGGCCCCACACTACCCCGAAAATAAGTAGATACAGCGCCACCATGCCCATACCCAGCAGCACAATATCCCGGGCCCCGTAGCTGCGGAA belongs to Hymenobacter sp. J193 and includes:
- a CDS encoding ABC transporter permease/substrate-binding protein: MKTLSELLTFWQTQAGKLGEQTLQHIGLTAAALLLAVVLGVPLGLWLTRRPRWAPVVLGLAGILQTVPSIALLGFLIPWLGIGPKPAILALLLYSLLPIIRNTVTGIQGVSPAVVEAARGLGFTDWQVLGRVELPLALPVLFAGIRTAAVIGVGVATLAAYVAAGGLGEFIFGGIALNNPVMIMAGALPAAALALAFDAALAGLQRLGSRRLVSVGKVLLVLLPLLGGLYLLPWASGKLQAGFSPEFVGRADGLPGLRHAYGLRRLPSLVLAPALVYEAARNADVDVIDGYSTDGRIRAYGLQVLRDDKRVFPPYYAAPVVRPALLQAHPELRPVLAQLTGLLTDSAMTELNYRVDYLHQEPRAVAEAFLRQRGLWRAPRPAVPEAAVVRLGSKIFAEQYILVEMYAALIRGATDLGVETKTGLGGTTICFEALRSGAIDMYPEYTGTGLQVLLQPSPATLDSLNGQPAAVFDYVQQEFRRRYKLEWLPPLGFNNTYALLMRQRQARELGIGSLSELDRYLSR
- a CDS encoding pirin family protein, whose translation is MLDLVIDARPAALSAGFEVRRILPYRLRRMLGPFIFMDHAGPVHLAPEQLPNLDVLPHPHIGLSTVSYLFGGQVTHRDSLGVEQIIRPGEVNWMTAGSGISHSERFEDPAALAGGALEMIQTWVALPEADEESAPSFANYQPQELPIFTDSKVWMRLIAGDAFGLRNQVRTHSPLFYLHVVLQPGARFGLPRGYPERGAYVAKGSLEVNGRTYTAGQLLVFTPGIDPVLVAPEACTLMLLGGEPLGERFIWWNFVSSRRERIEQAKADWQAGRIALPPNDNATFVPLPQDRTRPAGSTPPPQPLS
- a CDS encoding ankyrin repeat domain-containing protein, whose amino-acid sequence is MRKVFLLFALFLGLSTLTQAQSHFKELFTAVIKNKAADADALLTAGADANAPVEMMPGFPTTFLIMAAGSGHLEVVKTLVKHKAQVDKPDSFQATALMAAASNGSLEVVTFLLANGANPKAKDKDGKDVLASAKEGGNAQVIALIEQKLKAS